A section of the Bryobacteraceae bacterium genome encodes:
- the mntH gene encoding divalent metal cation transporter MntH: MGSSAPSLPEVHSSVPTSYPSLWKRMFAFAGPAYLVSVGYMDPGNWATDIEGGSRFGYRLLWVLVVSNLMAILLQTLSARLGIVTGRDLAQACREAYPRPVSWALWVLAEIAIAACDLAELLGAAIGLNLLFGLPLILGVALTALDTLLILWFGRLGIRLLESIILGFITVIAGCFVIEIFLARPAWAEVAAGLLPRLDAGSLYVAVAMLGATVMPHNLYLHSSLVQTRAFAADTRSKRLACRFNLVDSAIALNGALLVNAAILILAASTFYRHGIVVTEIQQAHRMLEPLLGTTLAGAAFALALLFSGQSSTITGTMAGQIVMEGFLNFRMRPWLRRLITRAVAVVPAALTIHFAGDAGAFRLLILSQVVLSLQLPFAIVPLIRFTSDRRRMGELVSAGWVRALGGACAVLIVGLNLWLAWSELRGLPLWSSVPLIAPLTALLVYVAVARPRDRAVTVMPEARELAFAEPVYRRILVPVDHTPLDRVALAHAVALGKPHGAVIHLLHVEEGVASQVYGDEARTAEVELGRRYFEELAHAVRLAGLPAELEILHGKEVKSLIIHAARRIRPDLIVMGAHGHRGLMDLVFGATINEVRHGVDVPVLVVRMPA; this comes from the coding sequence ATGGGTTCATCGGCGCCTTCCCTGCCCGAGGTCCATTCTTCCGTGCCCACCTCGTACCCGTCGCTGTGGAAGCGCATGTTTGCTTTCGCCGGGCCGGCCTACCTGGTCAGCGTCGGCTACATGGATCCGGGCAACTGGGCCACTGACATCGAGGGCGGCTCGCGTTTCGGCTACCGGCTGCTCTGGGTGCTGGTGGTCTCCAACCTGATGGCGATTCTGTTGCAGACGCTCAGCGCCCGTCTCGGCATCGTCACCGGGCGCGATCTGGCCCAGGCCTGCCGCGAAGCCTACCCGCGGCCGGTGAGCTGGGCTTTGTGGGTGCTGGCCGAAATCGCCATTGCCGCCTGCGACCTGGCCGAGCTGCTGGGCGCCGCCATCGGCCTGAACCTCCTGTTCGGCCTGCCGCTGATTCTCGGTGTGGCTCTCACCGCGCTGGACACATTACTCATCCTTTGGTTCGGCCGGCTTGGCATCCGGTTGCTCGAAAGCATCATTCTCGGCTTCATCACGGTCATCGCCGGCTGCTTCGTGATCGAAATCTTTCTGGCCCGCCCCGCCTGGGCCGAGGTGGCCGCCGGACTGTTGCCCAGGCTCGACGCAGGCAGCCTGTACGTCGCCGTGGCCATGCTGGGTGCCACGGTCATGCCGCATAATCTGTATCTGCACTCCTCGCTCGTCCAGACCCGCGCCTTTGCCGCCGACACCCGGTCGAAACGCCTCGCCTGCCGCTTCAATCTCGTGGATTCGGCCATCGCGCTGAACGGCGCACTGCTGGTCAATGCTGCCATCCTGATATTGGCCGCCTCGACGTTCTATCGGCACGGAATCGTGGTGACCGAAATCCAGCAGGCCCATCGGATGCTGGAGCCGCTGCTGGGCACGACGCTGGCCGGTGCCGCCTTCGCCCTCGCCCTGCTGTTCAGCGGGCAGTCTTCCACCATCACCGGGACAATGGCCGGCCAGATCGTCATGGAGGGGTTTCTGAACTTCCGAATGCGGCCCTGGCTGCGGCGCCTGATCACGCGGGCTGTGGCGGTCGTCCCGGCAGCGCTCACCATTCACTTCGCCGGCGATGCCGGTGCCTTCCGGCTGCTGATCCTCAGCCAGGTCGTGCTCAGCCTGCAACTGCCTTTCGCCATCGTCCCGCTCATCCGCTTTACCTCGGACCGCCGCCGGATGGGCGAGCTGGTCAGCGCCGGCTGGGTGCGCGCCCTGGGCGGTGCCTGCGCCGTGCTGATCGTCGGCCTGAACCTCTGGCTGGCCTGGTCCGAGCTCCGGGGTCTGCCCCTGTGGAGTTCCGTGCCGCTGATCGCTCCACTCACCGCCCTGCTGGTCTATGTTGCCGTGGCCCGGCCGCGCGACCGCGCCGTCACGGTGATGCCCGAAGCGCGCGAACTGGCCTTCGCCGAGCCTGTCTACCGCCGGATTCTCGTCCCGGTCGACCATACGCCGCTCGATCGTGTCGCGCTGGCTCACGCCGTGGCGCTGGGCAAGCCGCATGGCGCCGTAATCCACTTACTACACGTTGAGGAAGGTGTCGCCAGCCAGGTCTATGGCGACGAAGCCAGGACAGCCGAGGTTGAGCTCGGCCGCCGCTATTTCGAAGAACTGGCGCACGCCGTCCGGCTCGCCGGCCTTCCAGCAGAGCTTGAGATCCTGCACGGCAAGGAAGTGAAGTCACTGATCATCCATGCCGCGCGCCGCATCCGGCCGGATCTGATCGTGATGGGGGCGCACGGTCATCGCGGCCTCATGGATCTGGTCTTCGGCGCAACCATTAACGAGGTCCGCCACGGAGTGGACGTCCCGGTGCTCGTGGTCCGGATGCCCGCCTGA
- the moxR gene encoding ATPase AAA, translating to MATVDTAALRNQVERFQEVHDALVREVRKVIVGQEEVLEQLMIALFVGGHCLITGMPGTAKTLLVRTMAQTLGLEFRRIQFTPDLMPSDITGTDILEEEPGTGRRIWTFVPGPIFGNVLLADEINRTPPKTQAALLEAMQERSCTVRGNHYPLPAPFFVLATQNPIELEGTYPLPEAQLDRFLFNTLLDYLSEEEELQVIERTTTTAVPDVQAVTHAAEILGFQQLVRMVPVADEVARYAIALVRATRPRDPSAPDFVRKYVNFGASVRGAQNLVLSAKARALMRGRYHVTFDDIRALMPPVLRHRILLNFQAESDRLTPDDILARILEALPPRRH from the coding sequence ATGGCCACTGTGGATACCGCCGCGCTCCGCAACCAGGTGGAACGCTTCCAGGAAGTGCACGACGCCCTTGTGCGCGAGGTTCGCAAGGTCATCGTCGGGCAGGAAGAGGTGCTCGAACAGCTCATGATCGCGCTCTTCGTCGGCGGCCACTGCCTCATCACCGGCATGCCTGGCACCGCCAAGACGCTGCTGGTGCGCACCATGGCCCAGACGCTCGGGCTCGAGTTCCGCCGCATCCAGTTCACGCCCGACCTCATGCCCAGCGACATCACCGGCACCGACATCCTCGAGGAAGAACCCGGTACCGGGCGCCGCATCTGGACCTTCGTCCCCGGGCCCATCTTCGGCAACGTCCTGTTGGCCGACGAAATCAACCGCACGCCGCCCAAGACCCAGGCGGCGCTGCTCGAGGCCATGCAGGAACGGTCTTGCACCGTGCGCGGCAACCACTACCCGCTGCCGGCGCCCTTCTTCGTGCTTGCCACCCAGAACCCCATCGAGCTCGAAGGCACCTACCCGCTGCCCGAAGCCCAGCTCGACCGCTTCCTCTTCAACACCCTGCTCGACTACCTGAGCGAGGAAGAAGAACTCCAGGTCATCGAGCGCACCACCACCACCGCCGTGCCCGACGTTCAGGCGGTCACCCACGCCGCCGAGATTCTCGGCTTCCAGCAGCTTGTCCGCATGGTGCCCGTGGCCGATGAAGTCGCCCGCTATGCCATCGCGCTCGTGCGCGCCACCCGTCCCCGCGATCCCTCGGCCCCGGACTTCGTCCGCAAATACGTCAACTTCGGCGCCAGCGTCCGAGGCGCGCAGAACCTGGTGCTGTCGGCCAAGGCCCGGGCGCTGATGCGCGGCCGCTACCACGTCACCTTCGACGACATCCGCGCGCTGATGCCGCCCGTGCTTCGCCACCGCATCCTGCTCAACTTCCAGGCCGAGAGCGACCGGCTCACCCCGGACGACATCCTCGCCCGCATCCTCGAAGCATTGCCCCCTCGGAGGCACTGA